Below is a window of Oceanotoga teriensis DNA.
GGAGATGAATTTGCAATTTTGTTGCCTGAAACTGATATAGATGTTTCTTTAATGCTTGCTGAAAGATTGAGAATGAATATAGAGTCTCTTGTATTCAAAAAAGATGATATTTCACTTTCATTTACAATAAGCATAGGTCTTGTGACTTGTTCAATGGTTGAAAATATGTATTCGGATCTCATATCCGCTGCTGATGAGGCTCTTTATTTTTCTAAAAATAATGGTAAAAATAGGTTAACAATATATGGACATGATTAATTTTTAATATTTTATGTATATAAAGTTAATTTTTTATGTAGTTAAAATCTCCTTTTATTGTATACTGTATAATACTATAAAAGGGGTGATCTGGTGAATACATATAACTATTTAAAAATATTTGAAAATCTTGGTTATGGACTTATAGAAACAGAAATTTTGTACCATAAAAATAAACCCTATGATTTTAAGATATTGGAAATGAATAAAAATGTAAAAAATATTATTAAAGATATAATGAAAAATAACCCAGATCTTGAACTTAAGGAATTTTTTAAATATAGTTTTATAAAAGAGATTAATATGAAAGATTTTTTTGAGGGATATATAAGAAATATAGACAAATTAAATAATAAGCCTATAAATGTTTATAATAAAAAGCTTGATGCTTATTATGAATTTGTAGCTTATTTAAAAAATAGAAAATGTCTTTTTGTTATAAGGGATATTACTAAAGAACAGAAAAAAGATATTTTAATTTATAAGCTACAAAAAAGATTAAATATATCTTTAGATATAGGTAAAATAGGTTGGTGGGAATTAAATATCAAAACTGGCTATATCGAATTTCATAAAAACAAAGCTGAACTTTTAGATTATACTATTGAAGAGTTTCCTAAACATATGTACGATATAATGAAACTCGTTCATCCAGATGACTATGAACATACTATGAATGCAATGAAAAAACATTTAAATGGTGAAGATGAATTTTATCATACGGAGTATCGTATAAGAACAAAAAATGG
It encodes the following:
- a CDS encoding sensor domain-containing diguanylate cyclase, which encodes MNTYNYLKIFENLGYGLIETEILYHKNKPYDFKILEMNKNVKNIIKDIMKNNPDLELKEFFKYSFIKEINMKDFFEGYIRNIDKLNNKPINVYNKKLDAYYEFVAYLKNRKCLFVIRDITKEQKKDILIYKLQKRLNISLDIGKIGWWELNIKTGYIEFHKNKAELLDYTIEEFPKHMYDIMKLVHPDDYEHTMNAMKKHLNGEDEFYHTEYRIRTKNGYYKWFYDQGQIIERDKDHSPLNLIGVVMDITERKNTELKLKELADFDPLTDCYNRRMGLILLEEKLKYSKRYQKKCVICFIDQDNLKYINDNYGHDIGDDSLKLLAKTIKSEIRDSDILCRIGGDEFFIVFPDCVKNSALSVINRIKNKLKDINKNLDFYIDFSFGFFEYNDFDSIDIDEFIKKADEDMYSMKKLKKISK